A genomic stretch from Juglans microcarpa x Juglans regia isolate MS1-56 chromosome 3S, Jm3101_v1.0, whole genome shotgun sequence includes:
- the LOC121257695 gene encoding uncharacterized protein LOC121257695 isoform X2 translates to MEVPALVAASATTRGGSLSMQPPSSSPSSRKEWRAVSEHRNAGDEDLERSKLAQTDERTIYEQGREPLDVDFCSITVNGSLDDELLLQRLHNVARQREELQRVEIELRAQIVARSEMMGMQSNFDAQIKEHAISAAKLQEQLREREKTIQELERMMEEKDREVHAIKLDNEVSWAKEDRFREQDKELASFRREHDHSEAERAQHIKQIHDLQEHFQEKEMQLIELQDQHRVAQETLIYKDEQLRETQAWIARVQEMDVLQSTTNHSLQAELRERTEQYNQLWLGCQRQFAEMERIHLHTIQQLQLELTDARERSGTYGDESGLSQKNSKDVSQFGQGNGNQLDADGGGTSGGNSGVLSSGNSGSASSFASSGNPSTQTDHISSVPLAPSSLLGYLQPGQVTALHPSYVMHQQGVPHSLPSHVPSSHVGQFHSIPAMGSLQQWQNQQAVSEGSQIATHNELPPSQTDQSMVRSDANYSYEMPVNGQALRQDYLDIRISHGPKPDSGVLSSSGEAQVLESSDGGYVAAPKPEQSLHQISSQSHDAVRLDIDQNSENKEQNVLTSSNHGLEGQSTAEGPSSVANPSASDKIHSVNLSETAVNNASAALPESFVSTGQSNILTAGKASELALLDERSLLACIVRTIPAGGQVRISSTLPNRLGKMLAPLHWHDYKKKYGKLDDFVFGHPELFVIEGDYIQLREGAQEMIAAEAAVAKVAAAAAASSPYSSILPSMAVTPVAQPHRLRKVPSIESKILKTDKTAFKEYASISPNSIDEPSQLSLTQNQQSNGVGFGLSRGLLNMQILSKPKDPQEMNGPENRAVQSAFVTVGNGANISNRSSLNGSQRTGPANGRANLNFVGKQQGRMTGAVFSSRR, encoded by the exons ATGGAGGTCCCGGCCTTGGTCGCCGCCTCCGCTACCACGCGTGGTGGTTCTCTCTCCATGCAGCCACCATCGTCGTCTCCTTCATCCCGCAAAGAGTGGCGCGCCGTTTCGGAACATCGCAACGCTGGGGATGAG GATTTGGAACGATCGAAATTGGCACAGACAGATGAGAGAACTATATATGAG CAGGGACGAGAGCCTCTTGATGTTGACTTCTGTTCAATCACAGTGAACGGTAGCTTAGATGATGAACTTTTGCTGCAAAGACTTCATAATGTTGCTAGACAAAGAGAGGAATTGCAACGGGTGGAGATTGAACTTAGAGCTCAAATAGTTGCAAGATCTGAGATGATGGGAATGCAAAGCAACTTTGATGCTCAGATCAAAGAGCATGCTATTTCTGCTGCCAAGCTTCAG GAGCAACTGCGTGAAAGGGAAAAGACCATACAAGAGTTGGAAAGGATGATGGAAGAGAAAGATAGAGAGGTTCATGCAATTAAATTGGATAATGAAGTG TCGTGGGCTAAAGAGGACCGCTTCAGAGAACAAGATAAAGAACTAGCATCATTCAG AAGAGAGCATGATCACTCTGAGGCCGAAAGAGCCCAACATATTAAACAGATTCATGACCTTCAGGAgcattttcaagaaaaagagatGCAGCTTATTGAGTTGCAAGACCAG CATAGGGTTGCTCAAGAAACCCTTATTTATAAAGATGAACAATTGAGAGAAACCCAAGCCTGGATTGCTCGTGTTCAGGAGATGGATGTCTTGCAATCAACTACGAATCATTCGTTACAAGCTGAACTGCGTGAACGTACTGAACAATATAACCAGCTGTGGCTCGGTTGTCAAAGACAG TTTGCAGAGATGGAAAGAATTCATCTGCATACAATACAACAGCTCCAACTTGAGCTGACTGATGCACGAGAAAGGAGTGGAACTTACGGTGATGAGTCTGgtttgtcccaaaaaaattcaaaggatGTGTCTCAGTTTGGTCAGGGCAATGGAAACCAACTAGATGCAGATGGAGGTGGTACATCAGGTGGAAATTCTGGTGTCCTTTCTAGTGGGAATTCAGGCAGTGCTTCATCTTTTGCTTCGTCTGGCAATCCTTCAACCCAG ACGGATCACATTTCCAGTGTTCCACTTGCACCTTCAAGTCTGCTCGGATACCTTCAACCTGGACAAGTGACTGCTTTGCATCCGTCATATGTCATGCATCAACAGGGGGTTCCCCATTCTTTGCCATCGCATGTTCCTTCATCACATGTTGGACAGTTCCACTCAATACCAGCAATGGGTTCCCTGCAACAATGGCAGAACCAACAG gctGTATCAGAGGGTTCGCAGATAGCTACACATAATGAACTTCCACCATCCCAAACTGACCAAAGTATGGTGAGATCAGATGCAAACTACTCCTATGAAATGCCTGTTAATGGACAAGCTCTTCGTCAAGACTATCTGGATATTCGTATCAGCCATGGGCCAAAGCCTGATTCTGGAGTCTTGTCATCTTCTGGGGAAGCACAG gttctTGAGTCAAGTGATGGAGGTTATGTTGCTGCTCCCAAACCTGAGCAGAGCCTGCATCAAATTTCTTCCCAATCCCATGATGCCGTAAGATTGGATATAGACCAAAACAGTGAAAACAAG GAGCAGAATGTACTGACTTCTTCTAATCATGGACTAGAAGGCCAATCAACAGCAGAAGGACCAAGTTCTGTTGCCAACCCATCAGCATCTGATAAAATCCATTCTGTTAATCTCAGTGAAACCGCAGTAAACAATGCCAGTGCAGCTTTACCCGAATCATTTGTCTCAACTGGGCAGTCAAATATACTGACAGCTGGAAAGGCTTCAGAGCTTGCTCTTCTTGATGAAAGATCACTGTTGGCTTGCATAGTTCGTACAATTCCTGCTGGTGGTCAAGTTCGAATCAGTTCGACG CTACCAAATAGGCTGGGCAAGATGCTTGCACCTTTACACTGGCATgattacaagaaaaaatatggAAAGCTTGATGACTTTGTGTTTGGTCACCCTGAG CTATTTGTGATTGAAGGCGACTACATTCAGCTTCGAGAAGGAGCACAAGAAATGATAGCAGCTGAAGCAGCTGTTGCCAAGGTTGCTGCAGCAGCTGCAGCGTCGTCTCCTTACTCCTCAATTTTGCCTTCAATGGCTGTCACTCCAGTGGCACAACCTCACCGACTGAGAAAGGTTCCATCCATTgagtccaaaattttaaaaactgaCAAGACAGCTTTCAAGGAGTATGCAAGCATCTCTCCAAATTCAATTGATGAACCATCACAGCTCTCTTTGACGCAGAATCAACAATCAAATGGTGTTGGTTTTGGTCTTTCTAGAGGTCTGTTGAATATGCAAATTTTGAGCAAACCTAAAGATCCTCAGGAAATGAATGGCCCTGAAAATAGGGCTGTACAGTCTGCATTTGTGACAGTTGGGAATGGAGCAAATATTAGTAATAGATCAAGTTTGAATGGTTCCCAGAGAACGGGTCCAGCTAATGGGAGAGCTAACCTGAATTTTGTTGGAAAACAGCAGGGCAG GATGACTGGTGCTGTATTTTCTTCCAGAAGATAG
- the LOC121257695 gene encoding uncharacterized protein LOC121257695 isoform X1: MEVPALVAASATTRGGSLSMQPPSSSPSSRKEWRAVSEHRNAGDEDLERSKLAQTDERTIYEVQQGREPLDVDFCSITVNGSLDDELLLQRLHNVARQREELQRVEIELRAQIVARSEMMGMQSNFDAQIKEHAISAAKLQEQLREREKTIQELERMMEEKDREVHAIKLDNEVSWAKEDRFREQDKELASFRREHDHSEAERAQHIKQIHDLQEHFQEKEMQLIELQDQHRVAQETLIYKDEQLRETQAWIARVQEMDVLQSTTNHSLQAELRERTEQYNQLWLGCQRQFAEMERIHLHTIQQLQLELTDARERSGTYGDESGLSQKNSKDVSQFGQGNGNQLDADGGGTSGGNSGVLSSGNSGSASSFASSGNPSTQTDHISSVPLAPSSLLGYLQPGQVTALHPSYVMHQQGVPHSLPSHVPSSHVGQFHSIPAMGSLQQWQNQQAVSEGSQIATHNELPPSQTDQSMVRSDANYSYEMPVNGQALRQDYLDIRISHGPKPDSGVLSSSGEAQVLESSDGGYVAAPKPEQSLHQISSQSHDAVRLDIDQNSENKEQNVLTSSNHGLEGQSTAEGPSSVANPSASDKIHSVNLSETAVNNASAALPESFVSTGQSNILTAGKASELALLDERSLLACIVRTIPAGGQVRISSTLPNRLGKMLAPLHWHDYKKKYGKLDDFVFGHPELFVIEGDYIQLREGAQEMIAAEAAVAKVAAAAAASSPYSSILPSMAVTPVAQPHRLRKVPSIESKILKTDKTAFKEYASISPNSIDEPSQLSLTQNQQSNGVGFGLSRGLLNMQILSKPKDPQEMNGPENRAVQSAFVTVGNGANISNRSSLNGSQRTGPANGRANLNFVGKQQGRMTGAVFSSRR; encoded by the exons ATGGAGGTCCCGGCCTTGGTCGCCGCCTCCGCTACCACGCGTGGTGGTTCTCTCTCCATGCAGCCACCATCGTCGTCTCCTTCATCCCGCAAAGAGTGGCGCGCCGTTTCGGAACATCGCAACGCTGGGGATGAG GATTTGGAACGATCGAAATTGGCACAGACAGATGAGAGAACTATATATGAG GTGCAGCAGGGACGAGAGCCTCTTGATGTTGACTTCTGTTCAATCACAGTGAACGGTAGCTTAGATGATGAACTTTTGCTGCAAAGACTTCATAATGTTGCTAGACAAAGAGAGGAATTGCAACGGGTGGAGATTGAACTTAGAGCTCAAATAGTTGCAAGATCTGAGATGATGGGAATGCAAAGCAACTTTGATGCTCAGATCAAAGAGCATGCTATTTCTGCTGCCAAGCTTCAG GAGCAACTGCGTGAAAGGGAAAAGACCATACAAGAGTTGGAAAGGATGATGGAAGAGAAAGATAGAGAGGTTCATGCAATTAAATTGGATAATGAAGTG TCGTGGGCTAAAGAGGACCGCTTCAGAGAACAAGATAAAGAACTAGCATCATTCAG AAGAGAGCATGATCACTCTGAGGCCGAAAGAGCCCAACATATTAAACAGATTCATGACCTTCAGGAgcattttcaagaaaaagagatGCAGCTTATTGAGTTGCAAGACCAG CATAGGGTTGCTCAAGAAACCCTTATTTATAAAGATGAACAATTGAGAGAAACCCAAGCCTGGATTGCTCGTGTTCAGGAGATGGATGTCTTGCAATCAACTACGAATCATTCGTTACAAGCTGAACTGCGTGAACGTACTGAACAATATAACCAGCTGTGGCTCGGTTGTCAAAGACAG TTTGCAGAGATGGAAAGAATTCATCTGCATACAATACAACAGCTCCAACTTGAGCTGACTGATGCACGAGAAAGGAGTGGAACTTACGGTGATGAGTCTGgtttgtcccaaaaaaattcaaaggatGTGTCTCAGTTTGGTCAGGGCAATGGAAACCAACTAGATGCAGATGGAGGTGGTACATCAGGTGGAAATTCTGGTGTCCTTTCTAGTGGGAATTCAGGCAGTGCTTCATCTTTTGCTTCGTCTGGCAATCCTTCAACCCAG ACGGATCACATTTCCAGTGTTCCACTTGCACCTTCAAGTCTGCTCGGATACCTTCAACCTGGACAAGTGACTGCTTTGCATCCGTCATATGTCATGCATCAACAGGGGGTTCCCCATTCTTTGCCATCGCATGTTCCTTCATCACATGTTGGACAGTTCCACTCAATACCAGCAATGGGTTCCCTGCAACAATGGCAGAACCAACAG gctGTATCAGAGGGTTCGCAGATAGCTACACATAATGAACTTCCACCATCCCAAACTGACCAAAGTATGGTGAGATCAGATGCAAACTACTCCTATGAAATGCCTGTTAATGGACAAGCTCTTCGTCAAGACTATCTGGATATTCGTATCAGCCATGGGCCAAAGCCTGATTCTGGAGTCTTGTCATCTTCTGGGGAAGCACAG gttctTGAGTCAAGTGATGGAGGTTATGTTGCTGCTCCCAAACCTGAGCAGAGCCTGCATCAAATTTCTTCCCAATCCCATGATGCCGTAAGATTGGATATAGACCAAAACAGTGAAAACAAG GAGCAGAATGTACTGACTTCTTCTAATCATGGACTAGAAGGCCAATCAACAGCAGAAGGACCAAGTTCTGTTGCCAACCCATCAGCATCTGATAAAATCCATTCTGTTAATCTCAGTGAAACCGCAGTAAACAATGCCAGTGCAGCTTTACCCGAATCATTTGTCTCAACTGGGCAGTCAAATATACTGACAGCTGGAAAGGCTTCAGAGCTTGCTCTTCTTGATGAAAGATCACTGTTGGCTTGCATAGTTCGTACAATTCCTGCTGGTGGTCAAGTTCGAATCAGTTCGACG CTACCAAATAGGCTGGGCAAGATGCTTGCACCTTTACACTGGCATgattacaagaaaaaatatggAAAGCTTGATGACTTTGTGTTTGGTCACCCTGAG CTATTTGTGATTGAAGGCGACTACATTCAGCTTCGAGAAGGAGCACAAGAAATGATAGCAGCTGAAGCAGCTGTTGCCAAGGTTGCTGCAGCAGCTGCAGCGTCGTCTCCTTACTCCTCAATTTTGCCTTCAATGGCTGTCACTCCAGTGGCACAACCTCACCGACTGAGAAAGGTTCCATCCATTgagtccaaaattttaaaaactgaCAAGACAGCTTTCAAGGAGTATGCAAGCATCTCTCCAAATTCAATTGATGAACCATCACAGCTCTCTTTGACGCAGAATCAACAATCAAATGGTGTTGGTTTTGGTCTTTCTAGAGGTCTGTTGAATATGCAAATTTTGAGCAAACCTAAAGATCCTCAGGAAATGAATGGCCCTGAAAATAGGGCTGTACAGTCTGCATTTGTGACAGTTGGGAATGGAGCAAATATTAGTAATAGATCAAGTTTGAATGGTTCCCAGAGAACGGGTCCAGCTAATGGGAGAGCTAACCTGAATTTTGTTGGAAAACAGCAGGGCAG GATGACTGGTGCTGTATTTTCTTCCAGAAGATAG
- the LOC121257695 gene encoding uncharacterized protein LOC121257695 isoform X3, whose amino-acid sequence MEVPALVAASATTRGGSLSMQPPSSSPSSRKEWRAVSEHRNAGDEDLERSKLAQTDERTIYEGREPLDVDFCSITVNGSLDDELLLQRLHNVARQREELQRVEIELRAQIVARSEMMGMQSNFDAQIKEHAISAAKLQEQLREREKTIQELERMMEEKDREVHAIKLDNEVSWAKEDRFREQDKELASFRREHDHSEAERAQHIKQIHDLQEHFQEKEMQLIELQDQHRVAQETLIYKDEQLRETQAWIARVQEMDVLQSTTNHSLQAELRERTEQYNQLWLGCQRQFAEMERIHLHTIQQLQLELTDARERSGTYGDESGLSQKNSKDVSQFGQGNGNQLDADGGGTSGGNSGVLSSGNSGSASSFASSGNPSTQTDHISSVPLAPSSLLGYLQPGQVTALHPSYVMHQQGVPHSLPSHVPSSHVGQFHSIPAMGSLQQWQNQQAVSEGSQIATHNELPPSQTDQSMVRSDANYSYEMPVNGQALRQDYLDIRISHGPKPDSGVLSSSGEAQVLESSDGGYVAAPKPEQSLHQISSQSHDAVRLDIDQNSENKEQNVLTSSNHGLEGQSTAEGPSSVANPSASDKIHSVNLSETAVNNASAALPESFVSTGQSNILTAGKASELALLDERSLLACIVRTIPAGGQVRISSTLPNRLGKMLAPLHWHDYKKKYGKLDDFVFGHPELFVIEGDYIQLREGAQEMIAAEAAVAKVAAAAAASSPYSSILPSMAVTPVAQPHRLRKVPSIESKILKTDKTAFKEYASISPNSIDEPSQLSLTQNQQSNGVGFGLSRGLLNMQILSKPKDPQEMNGPENRAVQSAFVTVGNGANISNRSSLNGSQRTGPANGRANLNFVGKQQGRMTGAVFSSRR is encoded by the exons ATGGAGGTCCCGGCCTTGGTCGCCGCCTCCGCTACCACGCGTGGTGGTTCTCTCTCCATGCAGCCACCATCGTCGTCTCCTTCATCCCGCAAAGAGTGGCGCGCCGTTTCGGAACATCGCAACGCTGGGGATGAG GATTTGGAACGATCGAAATTGGCACAGACAGATGAGAGAACTATATATGAG GGACGAGAGCCTCTTGATGTTGACTTCTGTTCAATCACAGTGAACGGTAGCTTAGATGATGAACTTTTGCTGCAAAGACTTCATAATGTTGCTAGACAAAGAGAGGAATTGCAACGGGTGGAGATTGAACTTAGAGCTCAAATAGTTGCAAGATCTGAGATGATGGGAATGCAAAGCAACTTTGATGCTCAGATCAAAGAGCATGCTATTTCTGCTGCCAAGCTTCAG GAGCAACTGCGTGAAAGGGAAAAGACCATACAAGAGTTGGAAAGGATGATGGAAGAGAAAGATAGAGAGGTTCATGCAATTAAATTGGATAATGAAGTG TCGTGGGCTAAAGAGGACCGCTTCAGAGAACAAGATAAAGAACTAGCATCATTCAG AAGAGAGCATGATCACTCTGAGGCCGAAAGAGCCCAACATATTAAACAGATTCATGACCTTCAGGAgcattttcaagaaaaagagatGCAGCTTATTGAGTTGCAAGACCAG CATAGGGTTGCTCAAGAAACCCTTATTTATAAAGATGAACAATTGAGAGAAACCCAAGCCTGGATTGCTCGTGTTCAGGAGATGGATGTCTTGCAATCAACTACGAATCATTCGTTACAAGCTGAACTGCGTGAACGTACTGAACAATATAACCAGCTGTGGCTCGGTTGTCAAAGACAG TTTGCAGAGATGGAAAGAATTCATCTGCATACAATACAACAGCTCCAACTTGAGCTGACTGATGCACGAGAAAGGAGTGGAACTTACGGTGATGAGTCTGgtttgtcccaaaaaaattcaaaggatGTGTCTCAGTTTGGTCAGGGCAATGGAAACCAACTAGATGCAGATGGAGGTGGTACATCAGGTGGAAATTCTGGTGTCCTTTCTAGTGGGAATTCAGGCAGTGCTTCATCTTTTGCTTCGTCTGGCAATCCTTCAACCCAG ACGGATCACATTTCCAGTGTTCCACTTGCACCTTCAAGTCTGCTCGGATACCTTCAACCTGGACAAGTGACTGCTTTGCATCCGTCATATGTCATGCATCAACAGGGGGTTCCCCATTCTTTGCCATCGCATGTTCCTTCATCACATGTTGGACAGTTCCACTCAATACCAGCAATGGGTTCCCTGCAACAATGGCAGAACCAACAG gctGTATCAGAGGGTTCGCAGATAGCTACACATAATGAACTTCCACCATCCCAAACTGACCAAAGTATGGTGAGATCAGATGCAAACTACTCCTATGAAATGCCTGTTAATGGACAAGCTCTTCGTCAAGACTATCTGGATATTCGTATCAGCCATGGGCCAAAGCCTGATTCTGGAGTCTTGTCATCTTCTGGGGAAGCACAG gttctTGAGTCAAGTGATGGAGGTTATGTTGCTGCTCCCAAACCTGAGCAGAGCCTGCATCAAATTTCTTCCCAATCCCATGATGCCGTAAGATTGGATATAGACCAAAACAGTGAAAACAAG GAGCAGAATGTACTGACTTCTTCTAATCATGGACTAGAAGGCCAATCAACAGCAGAAGGACCAAGTTCTGTTGCCAACCCATCAGCATCTGATAAAATCCATTCTGTTAATCTCAGTGAAACCGCAGTAAACAATGCCAGTGCAGCTTTACCCGAATCATTTGTCTCAACTGGGCAGTCAAATATACTGACAGCTGGAAAGGCTTCAGAGCTTGCTCTTCTTGATGAAAGATCACTGTTGGCTTGCATAGTTCGTACAATTCCTGCTGGTGGTCAAGTTCGAATCAGTTCGACG CTACCAAATAGGCTGGGCAAGATGCTTGCACCTTTACACTGGCATgattacaagaaaaaatatggAAAGCTTGATGACTTTGTGTTTGGTCACCCTGAG CTATTTGTGATTGAAGGCGACTACATTCAGCTTCGAGAAGGAGCACAAGAAATGATAGCAGCTGAAGCAGCTGTTGCCAAGGTTGCTGCAGCAGCTGCAGCGTCGTCTCCTTACTCCTCAATTTTGCCTTCAATGGCTGTCACTCCAGTGGCACAACCTCACCGACTGAGAAAGGTTCCATCCATTgagtccaaaattttaaaaactgaCAAGACAGCTTTCAAGGAGTATGCAAGCATCTCTCCAAATTCAATTGATGAACCATCACAGCTCTCTTTGACGCAGAATCAACAATCAAATGGTGTTGGTTTTGGTCTTTCTAGAGGTCTGTTGAATATGCAAATTTTGAGCAAACCTAAAGATCCTCAGGAAATGAATGGCCCTGAAAATAGGGCTGTACAGTCTGCATTTGTGACAGTTGGGAATGGAGCAAATATTAGTAATAGATCAAGTTTGAATGGTTCCCAGAGAACGGGTCCAGCTAATGGGAGAGCTAACCTGAATTTTGTTGGAAAACAGCAGGGCAG GATGACTGGTGCTGTATTTTCTTCCAGAAGATAG